A stretch of DNA from Acomys russatus chromosome 4, mAcoRus1.1, whole genome shotgun sequence:
GTCACCGGCACCGGCGGCGGGATTAGCCTGAAGCACGGGTAAGCCTCTGGCTGACTTCAGCTTGCAGGCAGTGTCGTGTGACGCCGACACTGTAGGCGTTCTACACAACTGATTATTAATCGCTAAAACCTCAaaacacctgtgttttctgaGTTCAGAAACAAACCACGTGCTATTTATTCTAAGCAGAGTTATGATGTTCAATCGGCCCAGCCCTTGCTAGTGTCTACTTCTTTGAAGCACTGGATTTTAAACAGAAAGTGGGAATCATCTTCTACTGCTCACCGGATTCAGTGGCTGGCTTGTCTTCAAGCAGATGAGGAATCAGGGCAGCACTGGTAGTGACTCTTCCCAAGACTTTCTGAAATAGAATTAATGTTTTCCTCCTGAAACGTAGGAATATTGTTACTGAGGCCGAATTTTATTCTGTattctaatttgctttttttctttagtgaaatTGGGTTATATTGAAACATTTATATGTTGAATATCAATGtacatgatatgtgtgtgtgcatgtatacatatgtatgtattcccCAAGGAGTCTGCATTTCATGATAGGAAACAgattgtaaaataaaatcagagcaacttaaacaaaaaaaaaaaaaatcatattttaccCCCACAATATGATGCCTTTGTACTTTTATCCACTTCAAATTACAGCACCGTTTCTGAAATACTGATTTGATAGTAGGAAGTAGCAAAAGATGCCTTAGTCAGCAGCTCGTGCAGCTATGGATGTAAGGATTCTCTGTACAGATAAAGCATGTCCCCTGATGGCCTGTGTGTCCATTCATGTCCGTCTGTCTCCATCAGTCACCCTCGGTGCTAAAGTATCAGTTCAGCTTTGTGCAAATGTTCAGACTGTTTTGCCTAAACTTTCAAGTTTTCTTCTTCACAATATACCTGAAACTTAATAACTTTTTCCTGCTTCACTCATCTATTGAGAAGTCAAGTGGCTGTAATTTAATTTCCCTGATGTACGATTTACAATAAGTCATGTTCTAAGCGTTGCCTTTAGTTAAGTACTGTTTATTTGCATATGCAGAAAATGGGTTTGTATATAAAAAAGCTCCTACCAAACCGAGCTGAAATAGTCATTTctgacttcaaaaaaaaaaaaaaagcatacagcaaaatttttttaaaaagtagaatgcAAACTCCCGAGAGTGTTTTAAAGCAGGGAATTGTGAAGGACTTCTCTTTCTAGAACTTTACTGTTCGCCACTCTGATTGTGTGTGGCCAACATAAACCGTTTATTGGCACATGTCTTAATAGGTAATGGCTTTTACAGCACTGCAATCAATTTATAGGAAAGTTGCATCATAGGTGGTTTCTCCTTATTTTTTACTGGGCAAGGTGCTCCCTCTACAGGCCGCAAGTGGGAAAAGCCAGTTTTAAGCCATTGTTTGGCTTTAGGCTTGTGCTTTACAGACTAAAATGGGTATTCTTAATAAAGTGCTGAATGTTATTCCTACTATTTAAATGACTTTATTTGCCCTGTCACTCATCTTCATGTTTCTGGTGATAGTTTTGTCTTCTGTGGCTGACTCTTGGTGCAAATAAGTTTGACAACACATGTAAATACAGTTGGTAATGTACTAGAATCAAACAGACATATTTGGAAATATAGAAATACTGACAGATTTCAAGATTTGGCTTATACCACACTCCAGCTTCTATGACTAGTGTATGATACTAGGACACATATGTgcgctcacgtgtgtgtgtgtgtgtgtgtgtgtgtgtgtgtgtgtgtgtgacagcaaaGATGCACATAGGGATTGAAAGTAAGGACACACTCCACGACACTCAGCAGCCATTGCCTGTAGGCTTGGTTTATAATTTTAGCATTTCCTATTTTTGTTGATATGTGCCAGCCATGCTAAGCCTGCTAAGTGCTGTCAGAATCACATTTGATCAACACATGCTGTAGGTGAGCTATTGAGATATGTTTCAGTGATCCTTAATGACCAGAGAGCCAGGGGgtaaataaaaatagacacacCCACATACAGCATGTATGTGTAAGTAAGTGTAACATgaactcttgtttttgtttgttgttttccttttgtttatcaTAGAATAAAAGAGCAGGGAGTATAGAGAAATAAACTCCAGAATTCATTCTCTGgaacttcaattttctttttatttgtaggTTTAAAAACCAAGCAAATATTTTCCCTCAGTCTTTTGTATATTGCCTTCTAAagcaaaatactttttttttccatatttttctttttgtattggtATTACTATGTCAAAAATTTTCTTAGCTTGTCTTTGAGTTACTCAAAGTTGATCAGAGTCCAAGTCAGTTCCCATTTACAAAGACAACAGTACAAACAAACAGCACAGCTAGAATTTCTTTGTGTCACAAGGCTGGAGAGTAGTCCTCTGGGACCGTGGTCCACCGCCATTGCAGGCTAAAGAGGGAGGCTGCACCTGCTCCAGGAAACCTAACACACATGCATCCCTCACTGCACCCCGGATTCTGCTCACCTATCAGACTTTTATTGTCTAGACCTTAATTCACGAAGAAACTCAGTTCACTGATGCACCTGTCAGTTCCAGGTCCGTGTATTTTGTAGTAACCACTTAAACAGCTTCATGTAGGCCATCCTCGTTTTCAGTATGAAGCCTGTGATGTTTGTCCATTGCGCCTTTCTGCCTCCATGCGGAAGCTGGAGTCCCGGGTGCTTTTGTGTTCCCTTGGTTCCCACTTTTGTGGCAGCTCATTTATATGCTCTGGTAACTGAAGCTGACAAGTGAACCAAAAGACTGTTCTGTTAGTGGAGAGAATGGAAAAGCTGGAGATTACATTGCAAGTCAAATTTGGCAGTACTGTAGAGGACCTTGTGCAAAATGGTACAGGTTATTGATCGAACACCCAGAACAAAAGGCattttcacttctctctctctctccctctctacctccctctctctgtctctgtctctgtctctctctgtctctgtctgtctgtctgtctgtctgtctctctctctctctctctctctctctctctctctctctctctctctctctctctctctctctctgggttgtgtgtgcacatgtgtgctttttgtttcttttaggttTGCTCACTGCATATCCCAGGCTGCTTTTAAACCCATGATCTTCCctgctcagcctcctaagtgctctGATTATAAGCATTTGCAACCACATTCAATACCTTTTGTGCATTCTTAACTTTTTGTGATTGCTTTATTGACAAATAATTTCCAAGATTGGTGTGCTTGTCATAGAGGAAACGGCTACAACGTTACTCAGGGCTAGCGCTGTAATTTAGCAAACTGTCCAGCAGAGGGCTCTGCACTTCATGACTTCATGTAATAAATTCGAACTTCACTCTCTGCCATGTGAAATGTTCTCAATACATTTTGCTTGATTGGATTTTAGAGTTACTGTATTTTACATATGATACCGAAGTTTATTCATTCATGCCAAAACGTGCTAAATACTTACATATATGGATTGATCTTTTCTCCGGATAATAGTCTAGTTACTATcggttcttttcttcctcatgaCACAAAAGCAGGAAAGACAAAAGCAACCACCGAGAGAGAGCTTGCCTAGGCCACCAGTGTTGCAAagtagctttgaactcattcaTTACACCCCAGCTCTTACCTCACTCAGCCAGGCAGCTGTTTGTGGCTTGATGTATAAAGGACACTGATGCTTGGGCTGCCGGGATACATTTTATTTGTGCAAGACCCGGAACGTAGCTAAACAAAATgcaatttctatatttttgttacCAGCAATGAAATCTACATTGCTCCCTCAGGCGTGCAAAAGGAACGCATTCAGGTATGCTAAAGGATTCTTCATAAGTTCTCTGCCCCCTCCTTAACTGCTGTCCGACCCAGTGGAATTGCTTCTAGATGGTAGTGTTAGTTTTGAAGGGTGGTTCTGTTATGATAATTTAAATAACTAATCTAGAAACACTTTCCCTGGATTTTGGAAGTTGCGGATCAGAAATATGCAACATCATACTGGGACGACATACTCTTAAATAACTGAAGAATAGCGCTATTACTGAGTTTCTCAAGGGATAAGGAAATTATAATACCCATCTGGGAAAGCCGATTTCTTCATATGGTTTTTCTGAAAAAATAGTCGTGGAGCAGCAGGCCCAAATCTACGAACTGACAGCAACATTATTAATTACATAATTGtttatctgtgcaccatgtgcatgcaattcccatggaggccagaagagggcatcatgtctGCTGGGACTGAGTTAGATAGTTGAAAGCCACCTTGTGGCTGCTGGGGAccaaatctaggtcctctgcaagagctgtcaatgttcttaaccactgagccaccactcTAGCCACAGTATAAAACTtcgaattttttttttctccctacaaaaatttggagaaaaaaataggaacaTTTAATTTGAATGTTAAACATTTGCATATGCATAGCCACAGTGGAGACATTGTaattgttggtttttaaaaaaaaccttcttctctttttctctctctataaATAGCCAGAAGACATGTTTGTTTGTGACATCAATGAACAGGACATAAGTGGGCCTCCAGCGTCTAAGAAGCTGAAAAAAAGCCAGTGTACTCCTCTTTTCATGAATGCTTATACCATGAGAGGTATGCAGAAAGTCGCTGATACAGAAACATTTGCAGAGGCAGCCTCCCTAAATTATAGTAATCATGACTTTAGATATCAGTGCTCAAGTACCTGATATGTACAAGAACCTTAAATGTTTAGACTCACTCCATCCTCTCATCAGCCTGTGGAGAGGGCCTGTTATTATTCCACTTTCCTGCTAGTTagtcttgtcaacttgacacaagctagaatcatctggaaagaggaaacttGCATAAGGAATTGCCTCTATCCACCTGCCTGTTGGCAGGTCacgggggcattttcttgatcagggactgatgagggagggcccagcccattgtgagtggtgccatcctggGTAGGCGCTCCTGGATTGTATAAGgaagccatgagagagagccaggcaGTCAGCAGCACTCCTCTAGGGCCTTTGCTTCTGTTCTaacctccaggtttctgccttgagttcctgctctggcttccctcagtggctCGGGACATataagccacataaaccctttcctgtccTACATTGGCTGCCTTGGTCAgcattttatctcagcaacagaagcTGACTAGGACGCCCTCCTACCCACCGGGAGTTTTTCCCATGAGAGGAAAACTTAAGTCCATAACCAAACACGTATGTGCCTCACGTTACATGGTGCATCACGTTACATGGGGATATGTGTCGATGTCTTGATTCTGTCTTAAAGACCTAAGTCCTCTTCACTGAGCATCCGACCCTTCATCCTGCAGGAGCAGGCGCAGTGATCCATACCCACTCTAAAGCTGCTGTGATGGCCACTCTTCTGTTTCCAGGACAGGAGTTTAAAATTACACATCAAGAGATGATCAAAGGAATAAGGAGATGTACCTCGGGAGGGTATTACAggtataccttttttttttcattaaatcatTTGGCGtgcatttttccttctctttggtaAGTCAGACCGTGACCTTTCTGTGCGTATGCGATGCAGTGATGCAGTGGATCTGTGTTTGGAGGTACCCACTTCACGTCATACTTTCAGAAGCCTGCTCAGTGGCGCagactccttctcctcctcctcccttccccagatAGTCATTAGCAACCCAGAAAACAGCATGGTTTTGCTCCATTAAGTGACTGGAGGTTGTGGCTGGAATGTCTGTCAAATGGGGGCACAGCCCCTGTTTTCAGCACAAAGAAAGCAAGATCGCCTCCCTTCCACGTTTTTGTCAGGAAGCTTGAACTGGGATCACCGTTAGAGCTCATGTTGACTTCATATAGTTCTAGGATATACTTCtgtttatataaaaaaacaaaacaaaacaaaaaaacagaaaacaaagaaactttCTATTAATTTAAATAGATTATTTAGAACTTGTGATATGAAGGACATAAAACTGTAAAACAATAACTCTCTGATAAATAAATCCACTTGAAGACACAGGCCCCCATGTCTGAGTACAAGCTGAGCCCTGCTTTTAGTTGGTAGCATTCTTCTGAACCTTAATTTCCTACAGGTTCTCCTTCCTTATCAGAGGAGAGTGTGCCTGTTACTACAGACACCAGATCAGTGTGGCTCTGTGACTGCAGGGACCAGGTTGGACATGTTTAAGCCAGTATGCTGTGAAACCCATTTGATTTGATGTCCTTGACTATTTATTGCGCCTAAAGCCTTCCTCTGCGCTGAAAATCATGTCGAAAAGATAAAAGTTAAAGCAGTGGAGCATGTGCATGGCACCCCCCAGGCCTTGGGTTTAGGCCTCAGCAGCACAGCCAAGCACAACAAAGTCAGCGGTGAGCACCTCCTCCTTAccaggtgaggtgaggtgagcaTGCATCACTGTAGCTGCCATCTCTTTTGGAAGCAACATGCCTCTACCAGAATGCAAAAGGGTTCCGACAGTCAGCCAAAGGGCTTGCACGGCTCGGTTCCGTATGTAAGTTGTGAGGCTCAGTATCCTGTTGGTGAAATGAGGGAttggtttgaatttgttttccagTCTCACTGTGCTTTGAAATTATTTTGCACCTAGAAATATTTCTGACTGTGCGGCATATGCTATGGGAAAGTATAAGTCTGCCGCCTTTCTGGCTGGTTTCTGGAAAAAGGTGAGACCAGCAATTCGCTCCTTCCACACGGGCTATTGTTTAATTACGTCTGTCTCAACTACAGTGGAATCATGGGCAAGTATACACTACCACGATAAAGGTCGCCCAAACTATTAATCACGTGTCAGCTGCTTAGCCTGTGCCTGCCAACTCTGCCAATTCTGTGTGGCCAACTCTGACGATACGTAGAGTGGTGGTGTTAAGTTCACTCCCTGCGCTGGTGAAAAGGGAGCAGGAAAGTCACCCATGTGTAAATGAGCACTTGGCTGAGTGGTCAGTGCTTACAAGTGACCTCAAGAGTGGACTTAGTTTTACTTGTAGTGAAGTTGCTTCCTTGAACATTATTGTGTTCTGACTCTGTTTCATGTGTTTACTGagaaaaacatagaaacaaaagctCTCATGCAGCAGATTTGAGATTATTCTGAAAGGGTTAGCATAACCTTGGGAAGTGTTGCTAGATAGCTCTTTCTACCCTGGTGCCACAAACCACACCTGCATTGATTGGTTTGCCTGTCAAGACATTCTCGTATTCTGCTGGTTTgaaatataatgattttttttatatagttaaATTTTTTATATCGTTAAATAGTTATATAGTTCAATATCTCATCTTTTCTACACTGCTCTCTGTGTGGTGTATCATCTCCTCGCTCATGTTTAAAATGTCCCCTATTGTCTTTGCTTCGAGGAAATACTTGTATGATCCTGATTTCTTTGTTAGGTTCTGGTATATTGTATACGTGTCTGCCATTTAGACATCGGGCTGCCTGCCAGATTCCAGTGGTATCTTTTGGTATAAATGTTTATACAAGATATGCAGAATAGCTTGCAACATCTTGTTTTGAAGTTGGAATGCTGTTCAGAGATAAAGATTATCTGACTGGTTACTAACAGGAGAAATTACAAATAGAATATTGATATTTTAGTGGCGGGAAATGTCTTGTTTTGTCTTATAGATATGATGATGTGTTAGTGGTACCCATTATTGAGAACACTCCTGAAGAGAAGGACCTCAAAGAGCGGATGGCTCGTGCCATGAATGAGTACCCAGACTCCTGTGCGGTTCTCGTCAGGCGTCATGGGGTGTACGTGTGGGGAGAAACGTGGGAGAAAGCAAAAACCATGTAAGACCGAATCCAAGAATATCTAATacaaatctcactcagaatgtgAAAAATGAATCCAACACAtttaggatttaaagtgaaaTAGGAGTCTCTCATGTGTCTGTTGGTCAACTGACTGCAACAGCAGTAATCTATCATCGTTATTTGTAGAGACCTGACCTTCACTCTGCTGAATCGTTAGATGTATTGATTAGGTCAGCTCTGGTTTAGGAATGTAAAAGGAGACACAGACCCTAAATgataggaattttattttaaaaatacagcatatatatatatatatgtatatatatatatatatatatatacatatatatacatatatatttctgagTGACATGGTTCCTGAGAAGCACATGGTGTAGTTGCACAGCTCAGTGTGATTCCTTTGCATGGTTGGAAATTGTTGGTATGACCTAAGTAGAAAATGTAGGGACAAAGCCAAGCTGACGTGGGGAGATGTGGTGGTCAGGACCGAAGTCTGTGCTGACACACTTGCAgctcttttgccttttcttctgcaGGTGTGAGTGCTATGACTACCTGTTTGACATTGCTGTCTCCATGAAGAAAATGGGACTGGATCCAACACAGTTCCCAGTTGGAGAAAATGGAATTGTATAAGCCAACTGGATGGCCAAAGATCTCCAACAATAAAGCAAACTTAGTTATGCCTTAAATAAAACTTGGCTGCTTTTAAATGAGTTGGAAATTTTCGAGATTCCTAACTTGTCACTGAATTCTACTGAATAGTACACATACTGAAGTCTATGGATAATCTCCTCTGACATTAAACATTTGCTTATATTCTTACACTTTTAGGTGACAGGGAGATGGAATAAAACCTTTTTTACTTggtatttgcttattttaaagagTGTAACAGAAAGCCATTTGCCTTTAAGTTAATTCCTTTTTTATGCATTCTCAGAGAATCCCTCTTCATCTTGCAAACATTGGTAACAGTAGAATTCACTGAGAATTTTCCACTTAATTATAGCGTGGATGCTTTCTTATTCTAATTTaatgcataaatgtatataaactATTAGGACCAATGCACCCTCACTTGATGTAAAAGTAATCGGATAGACTTTGCATGTGCGCTGTAGTACTTCCCTGTACAGGCTAAGTAAAACTAAAACTCTAGAAGCTAAAACTAAGTGCAGACATGGACTCGCAGGCGGAATCCACACCTCACTTCATGTGGCAGGTCATAAGGTGCATTAAAAGCACTGTGTGGAATTCCCACCAGTCTGAGTTATCTGTGAAACAATGAAGTCTGTTTATCCTTGGTTCCCATCCCCAAGTTAACTCATTATGTATTTGCAAATATCCCAAGCATAAAATGAGGGGCATACAGCCTTAAACATGATAACATGATATAGGGCACTTACTGTATATTGCTATCAGTTATAAGATTCAAATGAAATGATATCCAGTGCAGGGTTGCCAGCAGCTGTGCAAatactctactgctgagctacaccccagccctgcTTCTAATGCAAGAAAAGATGGTCACCACCATCACCCTACCTCTCAAGTCATCATCACCTTTTGAGCTCATTTACCCCAGATTACTCCCTTCATCTATTCACTTACCCTTACCCAGACATCCAGACCCTAtctccaccctctcctcctttGCATCCTAgcttcataaaaaaagaaagagtacatGGACCAGTATCTGTACTACTTCCCAGAGACCCTCCTAACCATTGACCTCAGTCACATTCACTTGGAAAAGACCTTAGTCTTGGTTAAGCCACTTACTTGGCACCTGCACCCAAGCAGGAAGGCCTGATGGGAACACTTTAACAACCATGCTGAGTGACGTCATCTCAGACTTATGACCACATATCTCGAGTGAGCACCAGATACTGACAAACTGGCTACTTGTAAGAGCCTAGTAAATTCATCGTTCCAACCTCAGTACTATTCCCCTCATCCGTCAGATCTCCCACCTTACCAACTCTCCCCCTCACTCCTGGAAAGAGCAAATAGATTTATCCCAGCAGGAACTACTCAATGGACCCACTACAAGCCAGCCAGCCTCCATGGCTGGAGCCATCTTTATCACTTCCTTCAACTGGGTCACCTAAGTCTATTTTCCTAACTGTGCCTTGGACCTGATGTCTTCTGACCTTCCCAAGGCCTTTGCTTTTGCCAGGATTCTTTAAATACCTGCATAGGATGGATGAGTTCCTTGAACATcaaatctgtttctttttcttgttccaGCAAACTTTGACTAAGAGTTCCAGCCATcctctgtgtgtacacatccTAGCAAGGCAAAAGAAACACTGCTGTGTTACTGTCATGCAGGCCTGGGGTGTGGCCGGGGATTCTGTTAGCCTCATTCATTCACCACCACCCCTTCCAGACAGCTGTTTCTACTCAAACTCCAAACATTTCCCTTCATACTCACTGTGCTAATGACCTTGACTGATGGTTCACTGAAAAGGATAGACACCATCACGAGAGCTCTCCCACGGGCTTCCCGCCTCTGCTTGCTCCGCACAGTACAGGTAAGCTGGCCCTGCTGCACACTGAGACCGAGAGTCTCTTATGGCATGTTCAAGGACATCGTTGAACAATTCCTCCACCTCCTGCATCATCAGTTTTGCTCTTCCCTACTAAGTCTTCACCTTCAGTACATGAGAAGACAGCTGTTGGAACTCATAAATGTCTCATGATGAGCTCGTGATACTGCCCTTTCCTCTGCTTTTTGCTTCATAATTTTCAAGAACAAAAGTTGTGCTCTCATGGCCCAGTTCCCCTTCTCTCCCAGGCTTGAGAGTTTGACTGGGTTTTTGTCCATATCACTCAGTTGGAAGTGCCATTATAAGCTCCCATGGTGGCTACATGACTAAACTCAGAGAGAGGTCCCCTGCCAGCTTCACCCATCAGCATTGGCCTCCTCAGCGCCTCAGGCTGCTGGGCTCCACACAGTGCTGTTCCCTCTTCAGCTCTGGAGTCTCAGCTGTCCACTGCATCATTACATCAGCCCTCGGACAACTTTTTCCAAAAACTCACCCATCTCATCTATTTTCGTGGATT
This window harbors:
- the Apip gene encoding methylthioribulose-1-phosphate dehydratase isoform X1 codes for the protein MSGCQAQGDCCSRPCGAQDKEHPRFLIPELCKQFYHLGWVTGTGGGISLKHGNEIYIAPSGVQKERIQPEDMFVCDINEQDISGPPASKKLKKSQCTPLFMNAYTMRGAGAVIHTHSKAAVMATLLFPGQEFKITHQEMIKGIRRCTSGGYYRYDDVLVVPIIENTPEEKDLKERMARAMNEYPDSCAVLVRRHGVYVWGETWEKAKTMCECYDYLFDIAVSMKKMGLDPTQFPVGENGIV
- the Apip gene encoding methylthioribulose-1-phosphate dehydratase isoform X2, whose protein sequence is MSGCQAQGDCCSRPCGAQPEDMFVCDINEQDISGPPASKKLKKSQCTPLFMNAYTMRGAGAVIHTHSKAAVMATLLFPGQEFKITHQEMIKGIRRCTSGGYYRYDDVLVVPIIENTPEEKDLKERMARAMNEYPDSCAVLVRRHGVYVWGETWEKAKTMCECYDYLFDIAVSMKKMGLDPTQFPVGENGIV
- the Apip gene encoding methylthioribulose-1-phosphate dehydratase isoform X3, which produces MFVCDINEQDISGPPASKKLKKSQCTPLFMNAYTMRGAGAVIHTHSKAAVMATLLFPGQEFKITHQEMIKGIRRCTSGGYYRYDDVLVVPIIENTPEEKDLKERMARAMNEYPDSCAVLVRRHGVYVWGETWEKAKTMCECYDYLFDIAVSMKKMGLDPTQFPVGENGIV